One part of the Streptomyces nigra genome encodes these proteins:
- a CDS encoding glycosyltransferase family 2 protein, with protein MSSVLRPAVPGHDPSPAGYRPVSSHLAIAPPVSVVIPAMNEAENLPYVFKTLPDWIHEVVLVDGNSTDGTVEVARELWPEVKVVRQRGKGKGDALITGFEAATGDIIVMVDADGSADGNEILSYVSALVSGADFAKGSRFANGGGTDDMTLIRKLGNWALCTAVNRKFGARYTDLCYGYNAFWRHCLDKIDLDCTGFEVETLMNIRVVKAGLKVQEIPSHEYLRIHGTSNLRAVRDGLRVLRVILGERSNRRALRRRSAAAHSPVLTSVGSRSTVRGETS; from the coding sequence ATGAGTTCTGTGCTGCGCCCGGCGGTCCCGGGCCACGATCCGTCACCGGCCGGCTACCGGCCCGTCTCCTCGCACCTGGCCATCGCACCGCCCGTGAGCGTGGTGATCCCGGCCATGAACGAGGCGGAGAACCTTCCGTACGTCTTCAAGACCCTGCCGGACTGGATCCACGAGGTGGTCCTGGTGGACGGCAACTCCACCGACGGCACCGTCGAGGTGGCCCGTGAGCTGTGGCCCGAGGTGAAGGTCGTGCGCCAGCGCGGCAAGGGCAAGGGGGATGCCCTGATCACCGGGTTCGAGGCGGCCACCGGCGACATCATCGTCATGGTCGACGCGGACGGCTCCGCCGACGGCAACGAGATCCTGAGCTATGTCTCCGCCCTGGTCTCGGGCGCGGACTTCGCGAAGGGCTCGCGGTTCGCCAACGGCGGCGGCACCGACGACATGACGCTCATCCGCAAGCTGGGCAACTGGGCGCTGTGCACGGCCGTCAACCGCAAGTTCGGCGCCCGCTACACCGACCTCTGCTACGGCTACAACGCGTTCTGGCGGCACTGCCTGGACAAGATCGACCTCGACTGCACCGGCTTCGAGGTGGAGACCCTGATGAACATCCGGGTCGTCAAGGCCGGGCTGAAGGTGCAGGAGATACCGAGCCACGAGTACCTCCGCATCCACGGCACCAGCAATCTGCGGGCCGTGCGCGACGGGCTGCGGGTGCTGCGGGTCATCCTCGGGGAGCGCTCCAACCGGCGTGCGCTGCGCCGCCGCAGCGCCGCCGCGCACTCCCCCGTGCTCACCTCGGTCGGCTCGCGCTCCACGGTCCGGGGAGAGACGTCTTGA
- a CDS encoding SGNH/GDSL hydrolase family protein, protein MRRSRLSVHVASLLLAIGTALTGAATAQAADTAAAGGYVALGDSYSSGLGAGSYISSSGDCKRSSKAYPALWAAANSPSSFDFTACSGARTGDVTASQLGPLTASTALVTVSIGGNDAGFADIMTTCVLQGDSACVSRINTAKAFVDTTLPGRLDAVYDAIRSRAPAARVVVLGYPRFYKLGASGCVGLSETKRRALNDAADHIDAAIEKRARDHGFAFGDVRTTFAGHELCSGSSWMHSVNWLSISESYHPTAAGQSGGYLAALNSAS, encoded by the coding sequence ATGAGACGTTCCCGACTTTCCGTACACGTCGCCTCACTCCTCCTCGCCATCGGCACCGCCCTCACCGGGGCGGCCACGGCGCAGGCCGCCGACACCGCAGCAGCGGGCGGCTATGTGGCGCTCGGCGACTCCTACTCCTCGGGCCTCGGCGCCGGCAGCTACATCAGCTCCAGCGGCGACTGCAAGCGCAGCTCGAAGGCGTACCCGGCACTCTGGGCCGCCGCCAACTCACCCTCGTCCTTCGACTTCACGGCCTGCTCGGGCGCTCGTACGGGTGATGTCACCGCGAGTCAGCTCGGCCCGCTCACCGCCTCCACCGCCCTGGTGACGGTGTCCATCGGCGGCAACGACGCCGGTTTCGCCGACATCATGACGACCTGTGTGCTGCAGGGCGACAGCGCCTGCGTCTCACGCATCAACACCGCCAAGGCGTTCGTCGACACGACCCTGCCGGGCCGTCTGGACGCCGTCTACGACGCCATCCGCTCCCGGGCACCGGCCGCCAGGGTCGTCGTGCTCGGCTACCCCCGCTTCTACAAGCTCGGCGCCTCCGGCTGCGTCGGCCTGTCCGAGACCAAGCGCCGGGCGCTCAACGACGCCGCCGACCACATCGACGCCGCCATCGAGAAGCGGGCCCGTGACCACGGCTTCGCCTTCGGCGACGTACGGACCACCTTCGCCGGGCACGAACTGTGCTCGGGCAGCTCGTGGATGCACTCCGTGAACTGGCTCAGCATCTCGGAGTCGTACCACCCGACGGCCGCGGGCCAGTCGGGTGGTTATCTGGCCGCCCTCAACTCCGCGAGCTGA
- a CDS encoding glycosyltransferase family 2 protein gives MSGPGVSVVICVYTEDRWEDILAAVASVRAQGYPALETLLVVDHNQALLDRLAKEYKETPEVRVLANAGPRGLSAGRNTGIAASRGEVVAFLDDDAVAERDWLKYFAEGYDDPRVMAVGGRTEPIWASGRRPDWFPEEFDWVVGCTYRGLPGGRTKVRNVLGGNASFRRTAFDVAGGFATGIGRDGDRLPLGCEETELCIRLTRARPDAVLLIDDRAVIHHRVPGPRERFRYFRTRTYAEGLSKALVARSVGADKGLESERRYTTRVLPAGVARGLRDALLARPGGAGRAGAIVAGVLTAAGGYVVGSVRVRRGGATYAVAGIEGSPGAEGGTG, from the coding sequence TTGAGCGGTCCCGGCGTCTCCGTCGTGATCTGCGTCTACACCGAGGACCGCTGGGAGGACATCCTCGCCGCGGTCGCCTCGGTGCGGGCGCAGGGGTACCCGGCCCTGGAGACCCTGCTGGTCGTCGACCACAACCAGGCGCTCCTGGACCGGCTGGCCAAGGAGTACAAGGAGACGCCCGAGGTACGGGTGCTGGCCAACGCGGGCCCGCGCGGCCTGTCGGCCGGCCGCAACACGGGGATCGCGGCCTCCCGCGGGGAGGTCGTCGCGTTCCTCGACGACGACGCCGTGGCCGAGCGGGACTGGCTGAAGTACTTCGCGGAAGGGTACGACGATCCGCGGGTCATGGCCGTCGGCGGGCGCACCGAGCCGATCTGGGCGTCCGGCCGCCGCCCGGACTGGTTCCCGGAGGAGTTCGACTGGGTGGTGGGCTGCACCTACCGGGGCCTGCCCGGCGGCCGGACGAAGGTGCGCAACGTCCTCGGCGGCAACGCCTCGTTCCGCCGTACGGCCTTCGACGTCGCGGGCGGTTTCGCGACCGGCATCGGCCGCGACGGCGACCGGCTGCCGCTGGGCTGCGAGGAGACGGAGCTGTGCATCCGGCTCACCCGGGCCCGGCCGGACGCGGTGCTGCTGATCGACGACCGCGCGGTCATCCACCACCGGGTGCCCGGGCCGCGGGAGCGCTTCCGGTACTTCCGCACCCGCACCTACGCGGAGGGCCTGTCGAAGGCCCTCGTGGCCCGCAGTGTGGGCGCGGACAAGGGGCTGGAGTCCGAACGCCGGTACACCACCCGGGTCCTGCCGGCCGGGGTGGCGCGCGGCCTGCGGGACGCGCTGCTCGCCCGGCCGGGGGGCGCGGGGCGGGCGGGCGCGATCGTGGCGGGGGTGCTGACGGCGGCCGGTGGGTACGTCGTCGGGAGTGTCCG
- a CDS encoding GNAT family N-acetyltransferase: MDISVYRPGELTAADRAAWTSIQSKAHLQGAPELGNPFLSPEFALAVGRCRRGVRIAVVREGGEPVAFLPFQRTATGVGRAIGLGVSDAQGVVHRPGFTFDARELLKACGLAVWEFDHLVDGQTAFAPAATGSFPSPVMDVDQGYDAYLAHLRARAPKFTRTTLAKERKLARDHEDVRYVHDERDPAALRTLMAWKSAQYRRTGRSDRFAQEWITRLVEQLFHTRSDSFAGVLSVLYTDGRPVAAHFGLRSERILACWFPAYDPAFSKYSPGLVLHLRMAEAAAADGIAHLDLGRGQKEYKDSLKTRELTVSEGWVTRRHPVAFGHRARRAPVRALRNTVQSRPELFEPADRLLKRMGRIRSGRT; this comes from the coding sequence GTGGACATCAGCGTGTACCGCCCCGGCGAGCTCACCGCCGCCGACCGGGCGGCCTGGACCTCCATCCAGTCCAAGGCCCATCTCCAGGGCGCGCCCGAACTGGGCAACCCGTTCCTGTCACCCGAGTTCGCGCTCGCCGTGGGCCGTTGCCGGCGCGGAGTGCGGATCGCCGTCGTCCGGGAGGGCGGGGAACCGGTCGCGTTTCTCCCGTTCCAGCGGACGGCGACCGGTGTCGGACGAGCCATCGGCCTCGGCGTCTCGGACGCCCAGGGCGTGGTGCACCGGCCCGGCTTCACCTTCGACGCCCGGGAGCTGCTGAAGGCGTGCGGGCTCGCCGTATGGGAGTTCGACCACCTGGTGGACGGGCAGACGGCGTTCGCGCCGGCCGCCACCGGCAGCTTTCCGTCGCCCGTCATGGACGTCGACCAGGGCTACGACGCGTATCTGGCACATCTGCGGGCGCGGGCGCCCAAGTTCACCCGCACCACCCTGGCCAAGGAGCGCAAGCTGGCCCGCGACCACGAGGACGTGCGATACGTGCACGACGAGCGTGATCCGGCCGCGCTGCGCACCCTGATGGCCTGGAAGTCGGCCCAGTACCGCAGGACGGGCCGCAGCGACCGCTTCGCGCAGGAGTGGATCACCCGGCTCGTGGAGCAGCTGTTCCACACCCGCTCCGACTCCTTCGCGGGTGTCCTGTCCGTGCTGTACACGGACGGCAGGCCGGTCGCCGCCCACTTCGGGCTGCGCAGCGAGCGGATCCTGGCCTGCTGGTTCCCGGCGTACGACCCGGCGTTCTCGAAGTACTCGCCGGGCCTGGTGCTGCATCTGCGGATGGCCGAGGCGGCGGCCGCGGACGGCATCGCCCACCTGGATCTCGGCCGGGGCCAGAAGGAGTACAAGGACTCCCTGAAGACACGGGAGCTGACCGTGTCGGAGGGGTGGGTGACCCGGCGTCACCCGGTCGCGTTCGGACACCGGGCACGGCGTGCCCCGGTCCGGGCGCTGCGCAACACCGTGCAGTCCCGTCCGGAGCTCTTCGAACCGGCGGACCGGTTGCTCAAACGTATGGGCAGGATCCGGTCAGGACGTACGTAA
- a CDS encoding serine/threonine-protein kinase, protein MSEDHGGERVIAGRYRLLSPLGEGGMGTVWRARDELLHREVAVKEVRAPAGLPTSDVERMYARLEREAWAAARVADRNVVTVYDVATQDGRPWIVMELVRGISLAEQLDAEGPLTPQRAAHIGAEVLSALRAAHDAGVLHRDVKPANVLLSNDNRVVLTDFGIAMVEGSSALTMTGEVIGSPEFLAPERALGRTPGPESDLWSLGVLLYAAVEGNSPFRQDTPLSTLRAIVDEELPPPRRAGPLTPVIEGLLRKDPAERLPAARAQEDLRVVAAGGTLPGGAAASAYAPTIAAFPAPERTAPTAQVPPPGPTRPTGTPVDGTAPMRSERDRRAGPVLVAGVVVLALAVGGLTYALLNRGDGDGGSAGGATATATGDGTAATGTKEEPATEDPTPSPSPSRSASPSSTPQSVRVTLTGAHTDYDGVCPPPSGQAPSFTATFTVGRLPTQVVYRWVAEDGDVMDQGWKTLSFPAGGDRTKQDRVFLTTYDESGTFESAISVEVRNPVRTKSASVPFSVTCVSETPSGGASPSSGESPDA, encoded by the coding sequence GTGTCCGAAGACCATGGCGGTGAACGGGTGATCGCGGGTCGCTACCGGCTGCTCTCCCCGCTCGGCGAGGGCGGCATGGGCACCGTGTGGCGGGCCCGCGACGAGCTGCTGCACCGCGAGGTGGCCGTCAAGGAGGTCCGCGCGCCCGCCGGACTGCCCACCTCGGACGTCGAGCGGATGTACGCCCGGCTGGAGCGCGAGGCGTGGGCGGCGGCGCGGGTCGCCGACCGCAATGTCGTCACGGTGTACGACGTGGCCACGCAGGACGGCCGGCCGTGGATCGTGATGGAGCTCGTCCGGGGCATCTCACTGGCGGAACAGCTGGACGCCGAGGGGCCGTTGACCCCGCAGCGGGCCGCGCACATCGGCGCCGAGGTGCTGTCCGCGCTGCGCGCCGCGCATGACGCCGGGGTGCTGCACCGGGACGTGAAACCGGCCAACGTGCTGCTGTCGAACGACAACCGGGTGGTGCTCACCGACTTCGGCATCGCCATGGTCGAGGGCAGCTCGGCGCTGACCATGACCGGCGAGGTCATCGGCTCCCCGGAGTTCCTCGCGCCGGAGCGGGCACTGGGCCGCACACCCGGCCCGGAGTCCGACCTGTGGTCGCTCGGCGTGCTGCTGTACGCGGCCGTGGAGGGCAACTCGCCGTTCCGTCAGGACACTCCGCTGAGCACCCTGCGCGCCATCGTCGACGAGGAGCTGCCGCCGCCGCGCCGCGCGGGGCCGCTCACCCCGGTGATCGAGGGGCTGCTGCGCAAGGACCCGGCCGAGCGGCTGCCGGCCGCGCGGGCGCAGGAGGATCTGCGGGTCGTCGCGGCCGGCGGCACTCTCCCCGGCGGCGCGGCGGCGTCCGCGTACGCCCCGACGATCGCCGCGTTCCCGGCGCCCGAGCGGACCGCTCCGACGGCGCAGGTCCCGCCGCCCGGCCCCACCCGGCCCACCGGGACCCCGGTGGACGGCACGGCTCCGATGCGCTCCGAGCGTGACCGCCGGGCCGGGCCGGTGCTGGTCGCGGGCGTCGTCGTGCTCGCGCTCGCGGTGGGAGGTCTGACGTACGCCCTGCTGAACCGCGGTGACGGCGACGGGGGCAGCGCGGGCGGGGCGACCGCCACCGCGACGGGTGATGGGACGGCGGCGACCGGGACGAAGGAGGAACCCGCCACCGAGGACCCGACGCCGAGTCCGAGTCCGAGCCGGAGCGCGTCCCCGTCGTCCACGCCGCAGTCCGTGCGGGTGACGCTGACCGGCGCCCACACGGACTACGACGGCGTCTGTCCGCCGCCGAGCGGCCAGGCCCCGTCGTTCACGGCGACGTTCACCGTGGGCCGCCTGCCCACGCAGGTCGTCTACCGCTGGGTGGCGGAGGACGGCGACGTCATGGACCAGGGCTGGAAGACCCTGTCCTTCCCGGCGGGCGGCGACCGGACCAAGCAGGACAGGGTGTTTCTGACGACGTACGACGAGAGCGGCACGTTCGAGAGCGCGATCTCCGTCGAGGTGCGCAATCCGGTGCGGACGAAGTCCGCCTCCGTGCCGTTCTCGGTGACGTGTGTGAGCGAGACCCCGTCGGGCGGGGCCTCGCCGTCGTCCGGCGAGTCGCCGGACGCCTAA